In Paenibacillus guangzhouensis, a single window of DNA contains:
- the dndB gene encoding DNA sulfur modification protein DndB: MQQHLPMFYTFPSIRGIQAGREYYITMCPLKLIPRIFLFDEEDIDPTVRSQRVLNKARVPEIAEYLINNCKDYVFSAITASIDGLVDFVPLSDDPVNYNIGIIKVPMTSKIVINDGQHRRAAIEAALKKKPELGDETISVVFFLDEGLRRSQQMFADLNRYAIRPSGSLNILYDYRDPVAEIARQLSYELDLFDGLTEMEKTTISNRSTKLFTLSGLYRATNELINNKIDKPYEELKEISFKYWAVVGKHIKEWNSVKEGVVKASELRKDYINAHAITLVALGKVGYCLLDEFPDTWEKELEKLQLVEWYRGNKYWEGRVTVGGKISFSRNNLILLTSALKKVLGIPLSTEEQEAERSLQSSN; the protein is encoded by the coding sequence ATGCAACAGCATCTTCCAATGTTCTATACATTTCCATCCATTCGTGGTATACAGGCAGGGCGGGAATATTACATAACCATGTGCCCGTTAAAACTAATACCAAGAATCTTCCTTTTTGACGAAGAGGATATTGATCCCACCGTAAGATCTCAGAGGGTTTTAAATAAAGCACGAGTACCTGAGATTGCTGAATATCTTATTAATAATTGTAAGGATTACGTTTTTTCGGCCATTACCGCTTCAATTGATGGACTGGTAGATTTTGTACCTTTATCAGATGATCCTGTCAACTACAATATTGGTATTATTAAAGTTCCTATGACATCAAAAATTGTAATTAATGACGGGCAGCATAGACGTGCAGCAATTGAGGCAGCCTTAAAAAAGAAGCCAGAACTTGGGGATGAAACGATCTCTGTTGTTTTCTTTCTAGACGAGGGCTTGAGAAGATCACAGCAAATGTTCGCAGATCTTAATCGCTATGCTATTCGACCCTCTGGCTCCCTAAATATCTTATACGATTACAGAGATCCAGTAGCTGAAATCGCTAGACAACTATCGTATGAACTAGATTTATTTGATGGACTGACTGAAATGGAAAAGACAACCATATCGAATAGATCAACAAAGCTATTTACGTTAAGTGGGTTGTATCGTGCTACCAATGAACTGATTAATAATAAGATTGACAAACCTTATGAAGAGCTAAAAGAAATATCCTTCAAATATTGGGCAGTAGTCGGTAAACATATTAAGGAATGGAATAGTGTTAAGGAAGGCGTTGTAAAGGCTTCTGAATTAAGAAAAGACTATATCAACGCTCATGCTATTACATTAGTAGCCTTGGGTAAGGTTGGTTATTGTTTATTAGATGAATTTCCTGATACCTGGGAAAAGGAACTGGAAAAGTTACAATTAGTTGAATGGTACCGTGGAAATAAGTATTGGGAAGGTCGCGTTACTGTTGGTGGGAAAATTTCCTTCTCGAGAAATAATCTCATTTTATTAACTAGTGCACTCAAAAAGGTACTAGGGATTCCGCTATCTACAGAAGAGCAAGAGGCGGAAAGATCTTTACAGTCAAGTAATTAG
- the dndC gene encoding DNA phosphorothioation system sulfurtransferase DndC, with protein sequence MSTAFKINKEYLQEINERIQDLYLSDHIPWIVGYSGGKDSTATLQLVWNAIKTLPEEKRNHKAIHVISTDTLVEQPIVAAWVNNSLKKMRETAVAMGMPVTPHRLTPDVSNSFWVNLIGRGYPAPRPTFRWCTSRLKIDPSNKFTTDLVKDFGETILVLGTRKAESTRRAGTMNKYEKHRIREWLSPNGSLQNSWVFSPIEDWTSDDVWLYLMQHTNPWGISNKDLMAMYREATNDNECPLVVDTSTPSCGNSRFGCWVCTLVSSDKSMEAMIQNDDEKAWMEPLLKFRNEEIGMLNENGRIDDHDKRDFRRKGGAITLKRSGTDVTPGPYLKSHREHLLRRLLEVQEEVRELMPEDMEGLELIALEEIKEIQRIWVQDKAEFDDAVPKIYHEVTGAIWPFNDKYSSFGREEWSILEEITEGNHVTMDLFSSLLYMEEQHTTLRGRKAVLSEIEKHIKRCFYEDAQDALAFKQNQVALRDNANPDELASQLEMESEDDY encoded by the coding sequence ATGAGCACAGCATTTAAAATAAATAAAGAATACCTACAGGAAATAAATGAACGAATTCAAGATTTGTATTTATCAGACCATATTCCTTGGATTGTGGGTTACAGTGGGGGCAAAGATTCCACGGCAACGTTGCAACTGGTTTGGAATGCCATAAAAACTTTACCAGAGGAAAAAAGAAATCACAAAGCTATACACGTCATAAGTACAGATACGCTTGTAGAACAACCAATTGTCGCGGCGTGGGTAAACAACTCTTTGAAAAAAATGAGAGAAACCGCTGTAGCAATGGGTATGCCCGTTACTCCACATAGATTAACTCCAGATGTATCAAATTCTTTTTGGGTTAATTTAATAGGTCGGGGATATCCTGCGCCGCGGCCGACCTTTAGATGGTGTACAAGTCGTCTTAAGATTGATCCATCTAATAAATTTACAACGGACCTTGTTAAAGATTTTGGTGAAACAATTTTGGTTCTAGGAACGAGAAAAGCGGAAAGTACAAGACGGGCAGGAACCATGAATAAATACGAGAAGCATAGGATCAGAGAGTGGTTAAGTCCTAATGGCAGCTTGCAAAATTCGTGGGTATTTTCCCCAATTGAGGATTGGACGAGTGATGATGTGTGGTTGTACTTGATGCAGCATACAAATCCTTGGGGAATCTCCAACAAAGATTTGATGGCTATGTATCGTGAGGCTACAAACGATAATGAGTGTCCATTAGTGGTAGATACTTCAACACCGAGCTGTGGGAATAGCAGGTTCGGTTGCTGGGTATGCACGTTGGTATCTTCGGATAAGTCGATGGAAGCCATGATTCAGAATGATGATGAGAAGGCTTGGATGGAGCCGCTTTTGAAGTTCCGTAATGAAGAAATTGGTATGCTAAATGAGAACGGGAGAATAGATGATCATGATAAGAGGGACTTCCGAAGAAAAGGGGGAGCGATTACTTTAAAAAGGAGCGGTACTGATGTAACTCCAGGTCCTTATCTTAAAAGTCATCGTGAACATTTACTTCGCCGGCTACTTGAAGTTCAAGAGGAAGTTCGTGAATTAATGCCGGAGGACATGGAAGGGCTAGAACTTATCGCACTAGAGGAGATAAAAGAAATTCAAAGGATTTGGGTTCAGGATAAGGCGGAATTTGATGATGCTGTCCCGAAAATCTATCATGAAGTTACAGGAGCAATTTGGCCATTTAATGATAAATATAGCTCGTTTGGTCGAGAAGAGTGGAGTATTCTCGAGGAGATAACTGAAGGCAATCATGTCACTATGGATTTGTTCTCTTCACTGCTATATATGGAGGAGCAACATACCACTCTGAGGGGAAGAAAAGCTGTCCTCAGTGAGATCGAAAAACATATCAAAAGATGTTTTTATGAGGATGCTCAAGATGCACTTGCGTTTAAGCAGAACCAAGTTGCACTTAGGGATAACGCTAATCCGGATGAGTTAGCCAGCCAACTTGAAATGGAGTCAGAAGATGATTATTAA
- the dndD gene encoding DNA sulfur modification protein DndD, with protein sequence MIIKSISLCNFGVYAGVQQLNLAHDGKGKGQVVTLVGGLNGRGKTSILEALLLAFYGNRSPKVRESGRSYSNYLAELIHGRGVEELESWVILELEVPLDSSVSNIKLKRSWGKKNVRVTDFLQVWRDEREDPYLAENWDSYVEELIPSAIAELFFFDGERISTLAESDETVESLRKAIQTLLGIETIDRLTKDLELLIKRNRAVSVNTELKDELQEINEYLQSIELKYSHVNQERSSLNSKMQYMTQQLELLKKAYGEAGGGYFDNQGKLLKRQGELHIELDELKLSVGSVLAGAFPLILVEDQVRKVKQTAKRDLVNNQAKASLSFIKNISSDIMSSINILEIDSIEKDKVQQLILSKIAGVEQSAKEDPLFPVGLTMSNQLDNILGLLSLEKTNARELISRYEEIDHELYQIEKNMPSDPDVDALKDLLEKQKETEMTIGEYSRAISQYDEELRLLKIEEQRAKEKIVKMSTLKAEADETERMIKYALQTQLKMKVFRDRLTEQKVNKLAEFIYEAFKLLTHKSSLVSQVTVDAENFKIKLYDISGAEISKFKLSSGERQMLALAILWGLAKASGKTLPVVIDTPMGRLDSLHRINFVGKYLPNASHQVVVLSTDTEIEGKYLKMLSPYVGKKYLLIYDETNRATEITEGYLLPENEMETLV encoded by the coding sequence ATGATTATTAAATCAATTAGTCTTTGCAACTTTGGTGTATACGCAGGGGTACAACAACTAAATCTAGCTCATGATGGGAAAGGGAAAGGCCAGGTCGTAACACTGGTTGGTGGACTGAATGGGCGAGGAAAGACCAGTATCCTTGAGGCTCTCCTGCTGGCCTTTTATGGAAATCGCTCTCCCAAAGTAAGGGAGAGTGGACGCAGTTATTCAAATTACTTGGCCGAATTAATTCATGGTCGTGGAGTTGAAGAACTGGAAAGTTGGGTGATACTTGAGCTAGAAGTTCCTCTGGACAGCTCGGTAAGCAATATCAAACTAAAGCGTTCTTGGGGAAAAAAGAATGTACGGGTGACGGACTTCCTACAGGTATGGCGCGATGAACGAGAAGATCCATACCTAGCGGAGAATTGGGATAGCTACGTTGAAGAATTAATACCGTCCGCTATAGCAGAGCTATTCTTTTTTGATGGTGAACGGATAAGTACTCTGGCCGAATCTGATGAAACAGTGGAATCATTGCGAAAAGCCATTCAAACGCTTCTAGGTATTGAGACTATTGATAGGCTTACAAAGGATTTGGAGCTTTTAATAAAAAGAAATAGAGCTGTTTCAGTAAATACTGAATTAAAAGATGAGTTACAGGAAATTAACGAGTACCTTCAGTCTATAGAGCTGAAATATAGTCATGTAAACCAGGAAAGAAGTAGTTTGAATTCGAAAATGCAATATATGACTCAGCAATTGGAGCTACTGAAAAAAGCATATGGTGAAGCTGGGGGAGGATACTTTGATAATCAAGGTAAACTTCTTAAACGTCAAGGGGAGCTCCATATTGAATTAGATGAGCTAAAATTAAGTGTAGGCTCTGTTCTAGCGGGTGCTTTTCCTTTAATTCTTGTTGAAGACCAGGTTAGGAAGGTTAAACAAACTGCTAAACGCGATTTGGTAAACAATCAAGCCAAGGCATCTTTATCTTTCATTAAGAATATCTCTTCAGATATTATGTCGAGCATCAATATTCTAGAGATTGACAGTATCGAGAAAGATAAAGTACAACAGCTGATCTTATCGAAGATAGCCGGAGTGGAACAATCAGCAAAAGAGGATCCTCTATTTCCGGTCGGGCTTACGATGTCGAATCAACTGGATAATATATTGGGCCTTTTAAGCTTAGAAAAAACAAATGCCCGGGAATTGATTAGTAGATATGAAGAGATTGATCACGAACTTTATCAAATAGAAAAGAATATGCCATCCGATCCGGATGTCGATGCTCTCAAGGATTTGCTAGAAAAGCAGAAAGAAACAGAGATGACCATAGGTGAGTACTCCAGGGCCATCTCTCAATATGACGAAGAGTTGAGATTGTTAAAAATTGAGGAGCAAAGGGCCAAGGAAAAGATCGTGAAGATGAGTACTTTGAAGGCCGAAGCAGACGAGACAGAGCGCATGATCAAATATGCCCTTCAGACTCAGCTGAAAATGAAAGTTTTTCGGGATCGATTAACAGAGCAGAAAGTAAATAAATTAGCGGAGTTTATTTATGAGGCGTTCAAATTATTAACCCATAAGAGCAGCTTGGTCTCGCAGGTAACTGTAGACGCAGAGAATTTCAAAATAAAGCTTTATGATATAAGTGGTGCAGAAATTTCTAAGTTTAAACTGTCTAGCGGTGAGAGGCAAATGTTGGCTCTTGCGATTCTATGGGGGCTAGCAAAAGCATCTGGTAAAACATTGCCTGTTGTCATAGATACACCAATGGGGCGGCTGGATTCACTCCATCGGATTAACTTCGTAGGGAAGTACCTTCCTAATGCAAGCCATCAAGTTGTTGTGCTTTCCACGGATACTGAAATTGAAGGAAAGTACCTAAAGATGCTTTCGCCATATGTCGGCAAGAAGTATTTATTGATATACGATGAAACAAACCGGGCTACCGAGATCACCGAAGGATACTTGCTACCTGAAAATGAGATGGAGACACTTGTATGA
- the dndE gene encoding DNA sulfur modification protein DndE encodes MIVKQIRLSNKAKEQLIRLKAKTGIQQWNILCRWALCLSIKEPNPPMDIDYPADSNVEMTWQVFGGEHQDIYEALIIQRCLDDGLGTDPNVLAKQFRLHLHRGIGRLAAHGSRLKKSTDLLKVGLGKF; translated from the coding sequence ATGATTGTGAAACAAATTCGGCTTTCGAACAAAGCAAAAGAGCAGTTAATTCGACTAAAGGCGAAAACAGGTATCCAACAATGGAATATCTTATGCCGTTGGGCGCTCTGTCTATCAATAAAAGAACCAAACCCACCGATGGACATTGATTACCCAGCGGATAGCAACGTCGAAATGACTTGGCAGGTTTTTGGTGGAGAACATCAAGATATTTATGAGGCTCTAATTATTCAACGTTGTTTGGATGATGGTTTGGGAACTGATCCGAATGTGCTTGCAAAACAGTTTAGGTTACACTTACACAGAGGGATCGGACGACTCGCTGCACACGGTTCTAGGCTTAAAAAATCTACGGATCTATTAAAGGTAGGTTTAGGAAAATTCTAG
- a CDS encoding cysteine desulfurase family protein: protein MMPLYLDFNATSPVHDEVLEVMVEAYKNNFGNPASRTHHHGHQAKQLVDNSRKNIAAVLGVVPNDIIFTSGATESNNLSILGLEEFGVKQNKKHIISTVIEHSSILEPLEHLSKKGFKIDLVPVDSSGRVSAEDIINRVTDDTLLVTIMHANNETGIIQPVKEIGDALVDRDVFFHIDAAQTFGKLVDELQEVKYDLLSITAHKIYGPQGIGALVFRNKKYKRPPITPLMYGGKQEKGLRPGTLPAPLIAGFGKAAELILSNYLNWAKAELIIRQSIIEQLKEVEYTINGDISLCLPNCINISFPGVDSEALMLCVRQKLSLSNGSACTSSEYKPSHVLSSMGALAENSVRISWGPYLENVDLSEMILFIKKII from the coding sequence ATGATGCCACTTTACCTTGACTTTAATGCAACAAGCCCTGTTCATGATGAAGTGTTAGAAGTGATGGTTGAAGCTTACAAGAATAATTTCGGAAACCCCGCCAGTAGGACGCATCATCACGGGCATCAAGCAAAACAACTAGTGGATAATTCACGCAAAAATATCGCTGCGGTTCTTGGGGTGGTCCCCAATGATATTATTTTTACTAGTGGCGCTACTGAGAGCAATAATCTGTCCATTCTTGGGCTTGAGGAATTCGGTGTAAAACAAAATAAAAAGCACATTATATCTACAGTTATAGAGCACAGTTCAATTTTGGAACCACTAGAGCATCTATCCAAAAAGGGCTTTAAGATTGACCTTGTTCCAGTGGATTCATCAGGAAGGGTTTCAGCTGAGGATATTATAAACCGTGTTACAGACGATACCTTACTAGTTACTATTATGCATGCTAATAATGAAACTGGGATTATCCAACCCGTGAAAGAAATTGGCGATGCCCTGGTTGACCGTGACGTATTTTTTCATATTGATGCAGCTCAGACCTTTGGAAAGCTTGTTGATGAATTGCAAGAAGTAAAATACGATCTTTTAAGTATAACAGCTCATAAGATATATGGACCCCAGGGAATTGGTGCGCTTGTTTTTCGGAATAAAAAATATAAGCGTCCACCAATTACTCCATTGATGTATGGTGGGAAACAAGAAAAAGGACTAAGGCCGGGTACCTTGCCTGCTCCGTTAATTGCAGGGTTTGGTAAAGCAGCAGAGTTGATATTATCTAATTATTTAAATTGGGCCAAGGCTGAATTGATTATTAGACAAAGTATTATAGAACAGCTTAAAGAAGTAGAATATACTATAAACGGTGACATTTCCTTATGCTTACCGAATTGCATTAATATCAGCTTCCCTGGAGTAGACTCGGAGGCGTTAATGTTATGTGTTAGACAAAAATTATCGTTATCAAATGGATCAGCATGCACCTCATCTGAATATAAACCAAGCCATGTTTTATCCTCAATGGGAGCACTAGCTGAAAACAGTGTAAGGATATCTTGGGGACCTTACTTAGAAAATGTTGATTTATCAGAAATGATACTTTTTATAAAAAAAATTATTTAG
- a CDS encoding DUF3226 domain-containing protein, which produces MKVVLILCEGPHDVAFIYRVLRTMNFRNYGEKIGKAPYPLNAIFKNAIEKHDLNQLNLQNYYPLLPMDILYKDKIIVLLYSVGGNTKHDRVRDLIGKYLDILEVPATDTEITNISFVFTNDADDKGIESVVNIFKEEYSKTLPLIKEISNLDIICNEEKNNKELFLGCYIFEKGDGMGKLEDVVLPLMIKDHEPLFTDIETFLQKNSSYIPKKHSSDTQKMSIGIAGQLKKPGKTNKVIISDTDYISDQKIQQDPKIIELICYFEKLFSTLVKEAVM; this is translated from the coding sequence ATGAAAGTAGTATTAATTCTATGTGAAGGTCCCCACGACGTCGCTTTTATATACAGGGTTTTACGAACTATGAATTTTCGAAATTATGGAGAAAAAATAGGCAAAGCACCTTATCCACTAAATGCAATTTTCAAGAACGCAATAGAAAAACATGATTTAAACCAATTAAATTTACAAAATTACTACCCGCTACTGCCTATGGATATACTCTATAAGGATAAAATAATTGTGTTATTATACAGTGTTGGAGGAAATACTAAGCACGATAGAGTACGGGACTTAATAGGCAAGTACCTTGATATTCTAGAAGTACCAGCAACTGATACTGAAATCACAAATATCTCCTTTGTTTTTACTAATGATGCAGACGACAAAGGAATTGAATCTGTAGTAAATATTTTTAAAGAAGAGTATAGCAAAACCCTCCCATTAATTAAAGAAATATCTAATTTAGATATTATCTGTAATGAGGAGAAAAATAATAAAGAGTTATTCTTGGGTTGTTACATTTTTGAAAAAGGAGATGGGATGGGGAAACTTGAAGATGTTGTACTTCCCCTTATGATTAAAGATCATGAGCCACTATTCACAGATATAGAGACGTTTTTACAAAAAAACAGTTCATACATACCTAAAAAACATTCGTCCGATACTCAAAAGATGAGCATAGGGATTGCTGGACAATTAAAAAAGCCAGGAAAAACTAACAAGGTAATAATAAGTGACACTGATTATATTTCTGATCAAAAAATTCAACAAGATCCGAAGATTATTGAACTTATTTGTTATTTTGAAAAGTTATTCTCAACATTAGTAAAAGAAGCTGTTATGTAA